The following proteins come from a genomic window of Micavibrio aeruginosavorus EPB:
- a CDS encoding structural protein P5 gives MTTQKPRGIRNNNPGNIRRSNDPWQGLAKEQNDREFFMFKSAVYGIRALARLLITYQDKYGLCTIEMIITRWAPAVENNTKAYIQSVARHTGFAALQTLDMHRFEHLKPVLEAIIQHENGQQPYSDVEITKALVLAGVEPGQKSLQTSRTVKGGQVATAGTLGAGGIEAIQDSLEPATTTLMAIAPYLEAAKWLLLVVTLIGIGVMLWARIDDRRKGLR, from the coding sequence ATGACGACGCAAAAACCGCGCGGCATCCGTAACAACAACCCCGGCAACATCCGCCGTTCAAACGACCCATGGCAGGGACTTGCCAAGGAGCAGAACGACCGGGAATTTTTCATGTTCAAATCCGCCGTTTATGGCATCCGTGCTTTGGCTCGACTGCTCATCACCTATCAGGATAAATACGGTCTTTGCACCATTGAGATGATCATCACGCGTTGGGCACCAGCCGTGGAGAACAATACAAAGGCTTATATCCAGTCGGTTGCACGCCATACAGGCTTCGCCGCATTACAAACGCTGGACATGCATCGCTTCGAACATTTGAAGCCTGTGCTGGAAGCCATCATCCAGCATGAGAACGGCCAGCAACCGTACAGTGATGTTGAAATTACCAAGGCGCTGGTGCTGGCTGGGGTGGAGCCGGGTCAAAAAAGCCTGCAGACTTCGCGCACGGTCAAAGGCGGCCAAGTTGCCACGGCAGGCACGCTGGGCGCTGGAGGAATCGAAGCCATTCAGGATTCCTTGGAGCCAGCCACCACCACGTTGATGGCTATTGCTCCCTATTTGGAGGCGGCGAAATGGCTGCTGCTAGTGGTTACGTTGATTGGTATTGGCGTCATGCTGTGGGCGCGGATCGATGACCGCCGGAAAGGGCTTCGTTGA
- a CDS encoding DUF6127 family protein, with protein MSAAKPPQREDMIVIPRSEFETLLEQAACRGARKALKEVGLADENAAHDIRTLRDLAGSIKIMQRTFLQTLVRWVTVGLLALLVAGIAAKGGIFHR; from the coding sequence ATGTCTGCTGCCAAACCACCGCAGCGGGAGGACATGATTGTCATACCGCGCAGCGAATTTGAAACCCTGCTGGAGCAGGCTGCCTGTCGGGGCGCAAGAAAAGCCCTGAAGGAAGTCGGCCTTGCCGATGAGAATGCCGCCCATGATATCCGCACGCTGCGCGATCTTGCAGGCTCTATCAAAATCATGCAGCGGACATTTTTGCAAACACTGGTGCGCTGGGTAACGGTCGGGCTTCTTGCCCTACTGGTGGCTGGCATTGCCGCGAAAGGAGGTATTTTTCACCGATAA